The genome window GCGGATTTCACAGAAAAAACTGCGCCCATCTGCGAAACCTGTGGTTGCTTTTTTGGAGGCTCCTATGCTTATCACCAACACCACCCTTGTGACCTGGGACGACCAACGCTGCATCCTCCCCGACCATGCGTTGCTCGTTCGCGATGGTGTGATTGCCGAAATCGGCCCTACCGACGTTCTGGAAGCCCGTTACCCCGCGGAAGAACGGCTCGATGCCCGCGGCCAGTGGGCTTTCCCCGGCCAGATTGTAGCGCACACCCATTTTTATGGCGCCTTTGCCCGGGGCATGGCCATCCCCGGCCCTGCGCCTAAGGTGTTCCCCGAAATTTTGCAGCGCCTCTGGTGGCCTTTGGACCAGGCGCTGGACGAGGAAGCCGTGCGGCTTTCTGCCGAGGTGATGCTGGTGGACGCCATCCGCAACGGCGCGACCACCCTTTTTGACCACCACGCCTCGCCCAATGCCCTTGCCGGCTCGCTGGATGTGATCGCCGAGGCCGTGCGCCGCGCCGGCGTGCGCGCCGTGCTGGCTTACGAGGTGACCGACCGCTACGGCAAAGCCAGCGCGCGTGAAAGCATTGCCGAAAACGTCCGCTTTGCTGAGGCCGTGAAGCAGGAAAGCGACTACAACACCCCCACACAGCGCTTGGCGGCCACTTTTGGCTTGCACGCCAGCCTCAGTTTGGACGACGACACCCTGGAGGCGGCCCGCGAAGCCTGCCCGCCCGATGTGGGCTTCCACATCCATGTGGCCGAACACGAATCCGACGAAGATGACAGCCTTGCCCGCACCGGCCTGCGGGTGGTCGACCGGCTGGCAAAGCACGGTATCTTAGGCGAGCGCACCATTGTGGCGCACGCCGTGCATGTGGATGCCCGCGAAATGGCGCTGCTGGCCGAAAGCGGTACCTGGGTGACGCATCAGCCGCGTTCCAACATGAACAACGCGGTAGGCACGGCGCGGGTGGAAGAAATGCTGCGCATGGGCATCCGCGTGGGGCTGGGCACCGACGGCTTCCCCAGCGCGATGTGGGAAGAAGCCCGCTTTGCCTATTTCGTGCATAAACTGGCACACCGCGACCCCCGCCGGATGGATGGCAACACGGTGATGCGCCTGCTGGTGGAAAACAACCGCGCCCTCGCCAACCTCTACTTCCCCGTGGCGCGGCTGGGCGTACTGGAACCCGGCGCGGCGGCGGATATCATCCTGGCCGATTTCCACCCCCACACGCCCGTAACCCCCGACAATTTGCCCTGGCACCTGATTTTTGGCGCTTACGAGCGCATGATTACCACGACCATCGTGGCGGGGGAGGTGCTGATGCGTGAGCGGGAACTGCTCACCCTTGACGAAGCCCGCATCGCTGCCGAAGCCCGCGCCAAAGCGCCGCAGGTGTGGGAAGCCTATCAGCGCGTGCTGGGCGCAGCGTAGCAGGCGCTTGTGAGTTGGGCCGAGCGTTGGCAAAAACTTGGCAAAAACTGTGCCGCGGGGGTATAATTCTTGTGCGTCCGCGGTTTGCTGAGGCTGAGGTCTTTCTCAGGAGTGCTTTCCATGGCGATGTGGCATAGTGTTTGACCCCTTTCAGGTTGTCAACCCGACTCGGCCGCGTGTGGACGCAGCCGAGTTTTTTATGCCCTCCCATGGCAGGCAAAATTCACGACAGAAGGGAGGTGAGACCTTTGCCCGTCAGCGTAGTGTTACGCCCCAACGAGACATCCGAGCAACTTCTGCGCCGGTTCCGCAAGCAGGTTGCGAAGAGCGGCATTCTGAGCGCCGTGCGTCGGAAGCGCTGGTATGTCTCCAAGAGTGAATTGAATCGGATGCAGAAGAAAAAGGCAATTCGGCGAATGCGGCGGCGCTTGCGTAAGATTCAGGAGCGCCAAAAGGGCCGCTAAGCCCCACTTTTCGGAGGTGTTGTTCGATGGCAGAGGAAAAAATTGAAGTGGAAGGCACAGTGATTGAGGCCCTCCCCGGCACGCAGTTCAAAGTGCGGCTGGATAACGGCCATGAGATCCTGGCCTACCTTTCCGGCAAGATGCGGAAGTATTACATTCGCATTCTGCTGGGCGACCGGGTGCGGGTGGAAATGTCCCCTTACGACCTGAGCCGTGGACGCATTACCTACCGCTACAAGCGTTCCCGCCCGCAGCAGAACGCCGCGTAACACCTCCGAAGTGTGTGCGTGGGGGTGCCTGCCGCTTTTTTGCGTGCAGCCCCCGTGCCTTGATATGTGAAACAGCCCCGGCGGTTCGCCCCAGGGCTGTTTTGCTTCCTTTGACCTTGCGAGGAAACCCGTATGGAAGACCTTGCCCGCCTGGCCCAACGCTGGCTGCATTGGCGTCTGACACCTGCTCAGCAGGCTGCTTTTGACCGCTACCTGCAGGAACTGCTGGCATGGAACCGGCGTTTCAACCTGACGGCCATTCGGGAACCCGAGCAGATTGTCGTCAAGCACTTTTTGGATTCTCTCAGTGTGCTCACCGTGACAGGCTGCCTCGATGGCAAGCGTGTCGTCGATGTGGGCACTGGTGCGGGCTTCCCTGGGCTGGCGCTGAAAATTGCCTGCCCCGACATGCGCCTGACCCTGGTGGAATCGGTGGGTAAGAAGGCCGAGTTTTGCCGTCATGTGGTGGATGCGCTGGGGCTGGAGGGGGTGGAGGTCATCACCGGGCGGGCTGAAGAGGTGGGGCGGCAGCCGAGTCACCGGGAATCTTACGATTGGGCAGTGGCGCGGGCCGTGGCCCGGTTGCCAATTTTGGCCGAATATTTACTGCCGCTGGTGCGGCTGGAAGGCGCCATGCTCGCGCAAAAAGGGGAAACCGGCCCGGCGGAAGTTCAGGCAGCCCGCCACGCCTTTGCCGTGTTGGGCGGCGATCTGGAACGGGTGCAGCCGCTAACGCTGCCGGGCATCACCGAAACGCGCTATTTGATTGTCGTGCGCAAGCGCGCTGCCACCCCGGCGGGCTACCCGCGGCGGGTGGGGGTGCCGGCCAAACGGCCGTTGTGAAGCGATGGCCTGCGCCGCCGCTGGACAAACTGCCCGCCCTTCGTTATAATCTGCCCACATTCAAGAAAGCGAAGCCCAGCGCGGGGCCAAGTAGCCGTGGGCGCTGTGCAGCGAGCCGCCGGATGGTGCGAGGCGGTCGGCGCAGCGGCGAAATCCACCCCGCCGGTGGCAACACCGGGGCATCCCCGGAGGGGCGGCGGTGGCCGCCGTAAGGGGTATCGGGTTGCGCCCGTTACAGCGCCCAGAGGCAGCCGCAGCGCGGCTGTGAATGCAGGTGGCACCACGAGCGCCCCCCTCGTCCTGCGCGCGGGGGGCGCTTTGCCATTCGCCAGGAGGTGTGAAATGCTGGACATTCGTCTGTTCCGCGAAGACCCCGAAGTGGTGCGCGAGGCGCTGCGCAAACGCCAGATGCGCCCGGCTATTGTTGACGAAGTGCTCGCCCTCGATGCCGAGCGCCGCGCCCTCATCCAGAAAAGCGAAGCCTTGAAGGCCGAGCGCAATCGGGTTTCCAAAGAAATCGGCCGCGCCAAAGACCCCGCCGCGCGCGAAGAGAAAATTGCCGCCATGCGGCAGGTGCGCGCTGAGATTGCTTCCCTCGACGAAGCCCTGCGAGAAAAAGAGGCGCAACTGCATCATTTGCTGGCGACTATTCCCAACATCCCCGACGCGCGGGTGCCGGAAGGCCGCGATGAGAGCGAGAACGTCGTGCTCCGGCAGGTGGGCGAGGTGCCGCAGATGGATTTCGAGCCCCGCCCTCACTGGGAACTTGGCCCGCAACTGGGCATCATGGATTTCGAGCGCGGCGTCAAACTGAGCGGAAGCCGCTTTTACATCCTCAAAGGGGCTGGCGCTCAACTGGAACGCGCCCTGATTGCCTGGATGCTTGACCTCCACCGCCGCCAGGGCTACACCGAAATCTACCCGCCGTTCATGGTCAAGGAAGCCGTGGTTTTTGCTTCGGGGCAGTTGCCCAAATTCCGTGACAACCTCTACCACGATGCCGAAGAGGATTTCTGGTGGGTGCCGACGGCCGAGGTGCCGCTGACCGGCATGCACATAGGCGAGATTTTCGAGGAAGACGACCTGCCGCGCTACTATACCGCCTACACGCCCTGCTTCCGGCGGGAAAAGATGAGCGCCGGCCGCGACGTGCGCGGTATCAAGCGCGGGCACCAGTTCGACAAGGTCGAGATGTATATCTACACCCGTCCGGAGGAATCGGATAAGGCGCTGGAAAAAATGCTTGCTGATGCCGAAGCCACCCTGGCCGAACTGGGGCTGACCTATCGGGTGGTGCAACTTTGCACCGGCGATCTGGGCTTTGCAGCCCGCATCACTTACGACCTGGAAGTTTGGGCGCCCGGCAGCGGCGAATGGCTGGAGGTTTCCTCGGTTTCCAACGTCGGCGATTTCCAGGCGCGCCGGGCCAACATTCGCTATCGTCCGCAGGGCAGCAAGAAGCCCCGCTTCCTGCACACCCTCAACGGTTCGGGGTTGGGCCTGCCGCGCACCATGATTGCGGTGCTGGAGAACTACCAGCAGGCCGATGGCAGCGTGGTGGTGCCGGAAGTGTTGCGGCCTTACATGGGGGGGCTGGAAGTCATCCGACCGGCGTAACCGGTGCGAGGAGACGCGATGAACTGGCTGGGCCTGACGCTTCGCATAGCCACGCTAATCGTCATGTTGGTGGGGCTGTTTGGGCTGGTGGTGCCGATTTTCCCTGGCATTGTGGTCATCTGGCTGGCGGCGTTGGGCTATGGCCTGGCTGCCGGTTTTGGCGGCGGCGGGGTGTGGGTGTTTGCAGCCCTGACCGTGCTGATGCTGGTGGGCGTGGTCATTGACAACATCTTGATGGCTCGCGGGGCGCATGTGGGTGGGGCGGCATGGTATAGCATTGCCCTGGCCCTGGCTGGGGGGCTGGCGGGCACCTATTTCTTCCCACCGTTGGGTGGGCTGGTTGCTGCCCCGCTGGTGTTGCTGGGGGTGGAATACTTGCGCCAGCGCGACCATCGCGCCGCCTGGGAAGCCACCCGCGGCTATCTTTGGGGCTGTGGCTGGGCTTTTGTGGTGCGCTTTGGCCTGGGCGTGGTGATGATTGCCCTGTGGGCTGCTTTTTGGGCATGGTAGCCGCTCGCGAGGGGGCTGCGCGGGCGCTCTTGTTGCATGGGTCTCTGCATCGTTATTGGAAGGAGGTTGCTTCGTGCTGTTCGTTGTGATTGCATTAGGGCTGACTTATGGCTTTTTGAACGGTTTTCACGATAGTCCGAACATCGCGGCACCGTTGATTTCCACGCGGGCCTTGCGCCCTCGCACCACTTTGCTTTGGGTGGCTGTGGGTGAGTTCCTGGGGCCGTTGGTTTTTGGTTCGGCGGTGGCGAAAGCCATCGGCGCCGATATGTTCTATGGGGAGGCCATTACCCTGACCATTCTGGCGGCTGCTTTGATCGGCGCTAACGTTTGGAATCTCATCACCTGGTGGTTTGGGATTCCCTCTTCCTCTTCCCACGCGCTGGTGGGAGGGCTGTTGGGGGCGGCGGTGATCGCCCGCGGTGTGGGCGTGATTCGCTGGCCGGGGTTGACGCGCGTGTTGATTGCGCTTTTTAGTTCGCCTTTTTTGGGCTTTTTCGCGGGCTATATCGTCACCAAGTTCAACTTCGTCACCTTCCGGAATGCCTCGCCGCGCATGGGTGAAGTCTTCCGGCGTGGCCAGTTGTTGACGGCCATTGGGCTGGCGATGAGCCACGGCGCCAACGATTCGCAGAAAACCATGGGGGTGCTCACGCTGGCATTGGTGGTGAGCGGCCAGATTCCGCATTTTGCGGTGCCGTTTTGGGTAGTGTTGTTGTCGGCCATTGTGATGGGGGTGGGTGCGAGTTTGGGGGGCTGGCGGCTTATTTTGACGCTGGGGGGGCGCGTGTTCCGCATTCGGCCGATTCACGGTTTCAGTTCCCAGGTTGCCAGCGCCGTGGTCATTGGTGGGGCTTCCTTGTTGGGCGGCCCTGTGAGCACCACCCACGTGATGACCTCGGCGCTCATGGGCTCAGGGGCAGCCGAGCGCATCAACAAGGTGCGCTGGCAAATTGCCGGTGATATGGTTTATGCCTGGATTCTCACCATTCCGATTAGTGGCCTGGTGGCGGCCGGGTTTTATTTGTTGCTGCACGCCATAGGATTGTAAGATGCCAACCTATCTCATCCATTACAGTAGTGAAATTGGCCTCAAAGGGCACAACCGCCGCGATTTCATCAATCAGTTGCGCCGCAACATTCGTCGGCAGCACCCGGCGGTGACTTCGGTAGAACACCTGATGGGGCGGCTGGTGGCTGAAAGCCCCCAGGCGGAAGATTTCGGCGATGTGTTTGGCGTGGCATGGTGGGCGGAAGTCACCGTCGTGGCTGCTGAAGTGGAAGCCATGACCGCCGCGGCGGTGGCCGAAGCCCGGCGGCAGGCCGCCCCGGGGAAGACGTTTGCCATCCGCGCCCGCCGTGCCGAAAAGCGTTTCCCGCTGAACTCGCAGGAGATCGGCCGCGTGGTGGGCGCTGCGGTGGCCGAGGCCACGGGCATGGGGGTGAACCTGGATGCCCCTGATGTGGAGGTGTTTGTGGAAGTCGCGCCGGGGGCGGTTTTCGTTTTTGCCGGGCGGCACCCTGGCCCCAGTGGGTTCCCGGTGGGCGTGAGCGGCAAACTTGTGGGGCTGTATTCGGGCGGCATCGATTCGGTGCTCGCGGCCTACCTGATGGCGCGGCGCGGTGCCCGGTTGTCGTTGGTGCACTTCCATGTTTTCGAAGAGGCCGAGGAAGCCCATGTGCAGAAGGTGGGGCAACTGGCCGCGCGGTTGGGAGGCTACATTCCCGGCCTGAAGGTGCATTATTTGCCCTACCGCCCCTATCACTGGCGGGCTGCCGATTTGCCGCAAAAGTATCAGCCTTATCGGGTGGTGACGTTCCGCCGGTTCATGGCCCGCGCGGCGGCGGCCATTGCCCGGCGGGAAGGCGGCCAGGCGGTTTTCAGCGGCGATAGCCTGGGGCAGGTGGCTTCCCAAACGCTGGAAAACATGCTGGCCGTCAACGCTGCACTGGAAGGCTTCCCGATTTTTCGCCCGCTGCTGGCGTGGAGCAAGCAAGAGATTATCGACCTGGGCGAGCGGCTGGATTTTTACGACCTGGCCAAGCAGCCTTACCGCGATGGCTGCGCTTTGCTGGCGCGCAAGCCCGCGACGCGCGCCAATTTGCAGCGCGTGGCCGAGATGGAAGCCTTGCTGGATATCCCCTCGTTGCTGGAAGAGACCCTGGCGCAGGACGAGGTGCGTGTCTATGGCGCATGAGGCGAGGTGGCTGGCATGAAACGATGGCATTTCTTGCTGGGGTTGGCCGTCAGCGCGGGGTTCCTTTACCTTGCCCTGAAGGGGATGCGGCTGGCCGAGTTTTGGTCGGCGTTGCGCCACGCCAATTACTGGTGGCTGCTGCCGGGCATTGCGGTGTACTTTTTGGCCGTGGTGGTGCGGGCGTGGCGCTGGCATTACCTGGTGCGTCCCATCAAGTCGGTGCCGGTACGGACGATGTTCCGCCTGGTGGCCATCGGCTATATGGGCAACAACATCTACCCCGCACGTGCGGGCGAGGTGCTGCGGGCGGTGCTGCTCAAGCGGCACGAGGGGGTGCCGGTTTCGGCTTCGCTGAGCACCATTTTGGTCGAGCGCGTGTACGATGGCGTGGTGATGCTGGCGTTTGTCTTTCTCAACCTGCCGGAACTTACCCGCCTGACGGCTGATTCCGGCTTTGTAGGCAGTATTCAGAACCTTGCCATTGGCGGGGCGGTGGCCTTTTTGGGGGCGCTGCTGGCTTTTTTGCTGGCGGCGATGTTCCCGCAGCGGGCCGAGGCGGTGCTGGTGTGGGGTGTGCGCTGGGTGCCTGAGCGCTTTCGCGAGCGTGTGTTGAGCGTGGGGCGCAAATTCCTTTCCGGTCTCGAGGCGCTGCGCTCGCCCCAGGAAGCCCTGATGGTGTTCCTTACCTCGCTGGTCATCTGGCTGCTGGAAACCGGCAAATACTGGCTGGTGATGCACGCTTTCCCTTTCCATGTCAGTTTCTTTGCGCTTATGCTGATGAACGGTGTGGTCAACCTGGCGACCACCCTGCCTTCGGCCCCCGGTTATGTGGGCACTTTCGATACCCCCGGCATTGCCGTGCTGATGGCCTATGGGGTGGAAAAAGGCCTCGCGGCGGGGTATACTTTGGTGCTGCACGGCGCGTTGTGGCTACCGATTACCCTGCTGGGCGCTTATTACCTCGCCCAGGAAGGCATCAAGCCTGCACAGGTCGAGGCCCTGCGGGAAGACGAAGCAACGAACTAACGAAGCAACGAACCATACCTCCTCCGCTGGAGTTTTCCCTTGTTTGAACTCACTTTTTTAGGCACATCGGCTTCGGCGCCCTCGGTGCATCGCGGGCTTTCGGCGCACATCATTCAACACAACGAGCACCGCTTTTTGCTCGATTGCGGCGAGGGCACCCAGCGGCAGATTCTGCGCGCCGGGGTGGGCTTCAAGCGCCTCAACCGCATTTTGATCACCCACGGCCACCTGGACCATATCCTGGGGCTGGGGGGGCTGCTCTCCACTTTCATGCGCTGGGAGGCCATCGAGCGGCTGGAGATCTACGCCGGGGCGTGGGCGCTGGAACGCATCCGCATCTTGTTGTATGACGTGGTCTTGGGGGGGCATCGCCCACCCATGGAACTGGCGCTCATTCCTGTGACGCCGGGCGTGATTTTTGAGGCCGACGATTTCACGATAACGGCCTTCCCGGTGTGGCACCGTGGGCCAGATTGCTACGGCTATCGCTTTGAAGAGAAGAGCCGCCGCCCCTTTTTGCCCGAAAAGGCCGAGGCGCTGGGGGTGCCGCCGGGGCCGTGGCGCCGCGACCTGGTGGAAGGCCGCCCCGCGCGGCTGCCCGATGGACGCGTGATTCAGCCCGATGCCGTGCTTGGCCCCCCGCGCCGCGGGGTGCGTTACGTTCACATTGGCGATGTGGGGCGCACCGACGAACTGGTGGAAACCTGCCGGGGCGCGGATGCGCTGGTCATTGAAGCGACTTACCTGGAAGAGGAAGCCGACATGGCGCGACGGTTTGCCCACCTCACGGCGCGGCAGGCGGCGGAACTGGCAGCCCGCGCTGAGGTGGGGCAACTGATTCTCACTCATCTTTCCCGCCGCTATCGCGAACAAGACGTCCTGCGGGAAGCGCGCCAGGTCTTCCCCAACACCTTCGTGGCGCGTGATTTCGACCACTTTCAGATCCGCCGTGGCGAAGTGTTGCTGGAACGCCCGCCACGGCGCTGACGCCTTCCCCGAAAAGTTTGGTAAAATTCACCCCATCGCCTGCGGGCGGTGAACGACGACCCTCGCTTTGGAGGTGTGCATGAACGTCACCATTGGCCTGGCTTTTGTGGCCGGGTTGGCTTCTTTCCTCTCGCCTTGTGTGCTGCCCCTGGTGCCTGCTTACATCAGTTACCTCAGCGGGCGTGCTTTGGCCGAAACCACCGCCGGCAAGCAGCGTGGCAAGGCTTTGATGCACGGGTTGGCTTTCGTGTTGGGGTTTAGCCTGGTCTTTATTTCGTTGGGGGTGGCAACCTCGGCGTTGGGCGGTCTGCTTTACAGCGTGCGCGAGTGGCTGGCAAGAATCGGCGGCGTAATTGTGGTCATTTTCGGCATTCACATGACCGGTATCGTGCGCATTCCGTTTCTGGAATACGACATCCGCCCCGACGCGGAGATCGACAGCAAAGGATTGCTTTCCTCGGCATTGATGGGGATTTTCTTCTCTGCTGGCTGGAGCCCGTGCGTTGGGCCGGTGCTGGGCGCGATTTTGACCATTGCGCTCAACGGCGGTTCCATTGCCCAGGGGGCCGTGCTGCTGACGGCTTACTCTGCCGGGCTGGCGGTGCCTTTCCTGCTGGCGGCCCTCAGCATCGACTGGGTGACGGTGATTTTGCAGAAATACAGCCGTCTCAGCCGCATTGTGGAAATTTTGATGGGCATCACGCTCATCATCGTGGGCGCGATGCTGACGCTTGGCGTGTTCTCTTACATCGCCCGGTTGGGTAATCTCTTCAACTTAGGATTGTAGTCATGGCTCGAAAAAAATACACGAAGTCCCGAAAACGTGCCAGCACCACCTCGCCGGAAACCGCCCTGCTGCGTGGGGCTTTGCTGATTGTGGGGTTGTTTCTGGCTGTGTGGGGCGGCAGCATGTTGCTCAAGGGGAACAGCAGCGGCTCGGAGCGGGCTTCTGCTCCTGTGGTAGGGGCCAACGCCCCCTCGTTCGCGGCGGAAACCCTGGACGGCAAAATCGTGCACCTGCAAGATTTTCGCGGTAAGCCCGTGGTGCTCAACTTCTGGGCGACCTGGTGCCCGCCGTGCCGTGCCGAGATGCCCATGCTGCAGCAATATTACGTCAAGCACCAGAACGATTATGTCATGCTGGCCGTCAACGATGCCGAACCAGCCAGCCAGGTAGCCGATTTCATCAAGCAAAAAGGCTTTACCTTCACGGTGTTGCTTGACCCTCAGCAAGCGTTGGTGCAGATGTACCGCATTCAGGGTTTCCCGACCACCTTTTTCATTGACAAAGACGGGGTGATCCGTTACATGCACGTCGGCATGTTGCAGGAAGGCGACCTGCGGGCCGGCTTGCAGAGCATTGGCGTGACGCCATGATCACCGTGGTACTTTACACTCGCCCGGAAGACGAGGGTGTTGAGGCGCTTCGCAGCCTGCTGGAAGATTTGCAAGGCGAAGTGCCTCATCGCGTGGTCACGGTCGATGTTTCCCAAAACGTCGGCCTGGCCGAAAAACTGGCCGGGCGCACCCCCATGCTACGCATTGGGCCTTATACCCTGGATGGCGACCTTAACCGCACCCGCATTTTGATCGCCCTGCGAGCGGCGGCCAAAGGCCAGGCCGAAGGACGGCAAATGGCCCCGCGTCGCGTCAACGCCACCGAGCGGTTTATCTACTGGTTTAGCAAGCATTGGCTGCTGGTGTTCAACCTGCTGGTTGGGTTGTATGTCGGTTTGCCGTTTCTCGCACCAACTTTGATGGAGGCGGGGTTGACCACCCCTGCCAAAGCCATTTACACCGTTTATGGTGCAACCTGTCACCAGTTGGCTTTCCGCTCGTGGTTTCTTTTTGGCGAACAGCCTGCCTACCCGCGTGCCGCGGCGCACGTGCCCGGTCTGGAGCCTTACGGCGAGGCTACTGGCCTGAACCCTAACGACCTTTGGCAGGCGCGGCGGTTTATCGGCAACCGCACGGTGGGATTCAAAGTTGCCATTTGTGAACGCGATATTGCCATCTACGGCGCGATCTTGCTCTTTGGCCTGCTCTATGGCCTCACCCGCCGCCGCATTCCGCCGCTGCCCTGGTATCTCTGGCTGTTGCTGGGGTGGCTTCCCATTGGGCTGGATGGCTTCAGTCAGTTGTTGAGCCAGATGCCGCATTCTTTCCTGCCCTATCGCGAGAGCACGCCCTTGCTGCGCACCATTACCGGCTTTTTGTTTGGCTTTACAACGGCTTGGTTTGGTTATCCCCTGGTCGAAGAGAGCATGCGGCAGAACGTTAAAGCGTTGGAAGCCCGCTTTCACATCTCGCGCGCCGTCTACGGTGAAGACCGCCGCAATGCCTGACTGGCCGACTCGCCGACTACCCGACTACCTGACTATCTGACTCTCCCCCATGCCTTTCACTGAACATCAAGGCTTGCGTTACTACACTTTTAGCAATCTGGCCCGCCACGGTGTGGTGCATGGCGTGTTTACCCGCCGCGGCGGGGCCAGCCCTGCGCCATGGACTTCCCTCAACATGGGTTCGACCGTGGGCGACGATTGGGGGCGGGTGCAATACAACATTTGGCGAGCGTTTGAGGCCCTGGAACTTTCGGTTGCCAGCCGTTTCGATGCCTGGCTGGTGCATGGCCGGGAAGCCGTGGTGGCGCAGGCCCCCCGGTCGGTGACGGCCCCCGAGCCGCCGCCGAAGGCCGACATCATCCTCACCAACCGCCCCGAAGTCACCTTAGTAATGCGCTACGGCGACTGTGTGCCTGTTTTGCTCTACGATCCGCGCCATCAGGCCATTGGGCTGGCGCACGCGGGGTGGCGGGGCACGGTGTTGGGGGCTGCGGCCGCGGCGGTGGGAGCCATGCAGGAAGCCTTCGGCAGCCGCCCTGCCGATTTGCTGGCGGCCATTGGCCCGGCCATCGGCCCTGACCATTACGAAGTGGGCGACGAGGTGGTGGCGCAGGTGCGGGAAGCCTTCGGCGAAGCAGCCGGCCGTCTGCTGCCCCGCTATGGCGACCGCTTTCACCTGGATTTATGGGAGGCCAACCGCCTGCAACTCTTGCGCGCCGGTGTGCCTGCCGAACAAATTGAGGTGGCGGCGCTGTGCACGGCTTGCCATCTGGATGATTGGTATTCTCACCGCGCCGAG of Chloroflexota bacterium contains these proteins:
- a CDS encoding serine--tRNA ligase, yielding MLDIRLFREDPEVVREALRKRQMRPAIVDEVLALDAERRALIQKSEALKAERNRVSKEIGRAKDPAAREEKIAAMRQVRAEIASLDEALREKEAQLHHLLATIPNIPDARVPEGRDESENVVLRQVGEVPQMDFEPRPHWELGPQLGIMDFERGVKLSGSRFYILKGAGAQLERALIAWMLDLHRRQGYTEIYPPFMVKEAVVFASGQLPKFRDNLYHDAEEDFWWVPTAEVPLTGMHIGEIFEEDDLPRYYTAYTPCFRREKMSAGRDVRGIKRGHQFDKVEMYIYTRPEESDKALEKMLADAEATLAELGLTYRVVQLCTGDLGFAARITYDLEVWAPGSGEWLEVSSVSNVGDFQARRANIRYRPQGSKKPRFLHTLNGSGLGLPRTMIAVLENYQQADGSVVVPEVLRPYMGGLEVIRPA
- the rpsU gene encoding 30S ribosomal protein S21, which encodes MAGKIHDRREVRPLPVSVVLRPNETSEQLLRRFRKQVAKSGILSAVRRKRWYVSKSELNRMQKKKAIRRMRRRLRKIQERQKGR
- the ssnA gene encoding putative aminohydrolase SsnA codes for the protein MLITNTTLVTWDDQRCILPDHALLVRDGVIAEIGPTDVLEARYPAEERLDARGQWAFPGQIVAHTHFYGAFARGMAIPGPAPKVFPEILQRLWWPLDQALDEEAVRLSAEVMLVDAIRNGATTLFDHHASPNALAGSLDVIAEAVRRAGVRAVLAYEVTDRYGKASARESIAENVRFAEAVKQESDYNTPTQRLAATFGLHASLSLDDDTLEAAREACPPDVGFHIHVAEHESDEDDSLARTGLRVVDRLAKHGILGERTIVAHAVHVDAREMALLAESGTWVTHQPRSNMNNAVGTARVEEMLRMGIRVGLGTDGFPSAMWEEARFAYFVHKLAHRDPRRMDGNTVMRLLVENNRALANLYFPVARLGVLEPGAAADIILADFHPHTPVTPDNLPWHLIFGAYERMITTTIVAGEVLMRERELLTLDEARIAAEARAKAPQVWEAYQRVLGAA
- the rsmG gene encoding 16S rRNA (guanine(527)-N(7))-methyltransferase RsmG codes for the protein MEDLARLAQRWLHWRLTPAQQAAFDRYLQELLAWNRRFNLTAIREPEQIVVKHFLDSLSVLTVTGCLDGKRVVDVGTGAGFPGLALKIACPDMRLTLVESVGKKAEFCRHVVDALGLEGVEVITGRAEEVGRQPSHRESYDWAVARAVARLPILAEYLLPLVRLEGAMLAQKGETGPAEVQAARHAFAVLGGDLERVQPLTLPGITETRYLIVVRKRAATPAGYPRRVGVPAKRPL
- a CDS encoding tRNA 4-thiouridine(8) synthase ThiI, with translation MPTYLIHYSSEIGLKGHNRRDFINQLRRNIRRQHPAVTSVEHLMGRLVAESPQAEDFGDVFGVAWWAEVTVVAAEVEAMTAAAVAEARRQAAPGKTFAIRARRAEKRFPLNSQEIGRVVGAAVAEATGMGVNLDAPDVEVFVEVAPGAVFVFAGRHPGPSGFPVGVSGKLVGLYSGGIDSVLAAYLMARRGARLSLVHFHVFEEAEEAHVQKVGQLAARLGGYIPGLKVHYLPYRPYHWRAADLPQKYQPYRVVTFRRFMARAAAAIARREGGQAVFSGDSLGQVASQTLENMLAVNAALEGFPIFRPLLAWSKQEIIDLGERLDFYDLAKQPYRDGCALLARKPATRANLQRVAEMEALLDIPSLLEETLAQDEVRVYGA
- a CDS encoding ribonuclease Z — translated: MFELTFLGTSASAPSVHRGLSAHIIQHNEHRFLLDCGEGTQRQILRAGVGFKRLNRILITHGHLDHILGLGGLLSTFMRWEAIERLEIYAGAWALERIRILLYDVVLGGHRPPMELALIPVTPGVIFEADDFTITAFPVWHRGPDCYGYRFEEKSRRPFLPEKAEALGVPPGPWRRDLVEGRPARLPDGRVIQPDAVLGPPRRGVRYVHIGDVGRTDELVETCRGADALVIEATYLEEEADMARRFAHLTARQAAELAARAEVGQLILTHLSRRYREQDVLREARQVFPNTFVARDFDHFQIRRGEVLLERPPRR
- a CDS encoding inorganic phosphate transporter gives rise to the protein MPCGLLFGHGSRSRGGCAGALVAWVSASLLEGGCFVLFVVIALGLTYGFLNGFHDSPNIAAPLISTRALRPRTTLLWVAVGEFLGPLVFGSAVAKAIGADMFYGEAITLTILAAALIGANVWNLITWWFGIPSSSSHALVGGLLGAAVIARGVGVIRWPGLTRVLIALFSSPFLGFFAGYIVTKFNFVTFRNASPRMGEVFRRGQLLTAIGLAMSHGANDSQKTMGVLTLALVVSGQIPHFAVPFWVVLLSAIVMGVGASLGGWRLILTLGGRVFRIRPIHGFSSQVASAVVIGGASLLGGPVSTTHVMTSALMGSGAAERINKVRWQIAGDMVYAWILTIPISGLVAAGFYLLLHAIGL
- a CDS encoding DUF456 domain-containing protein — translated: MNWLGLTLRIATLIVMLVGLFGLVVPIFPGIVVIWLAALGYGLAAGFGGGGVWVFAALTVLMLVGVVIDNILMARGAHVGGAAWYSIALALAGGLAGTYFFPPLGGLVAAPLVLLGVEYLRQRDHRAAWEATRGYLWGCGWAFVVRFGLGVVMIALWAAFWAW
- a CDS encoding flippase-like domain-containing protein; protein product: MKRWHFLLGLAVSAGFLYLALKGMRLAEFWSALRHANYWWLLPGIAVYFLAVVVRAWRWHYLVRPIKSVPVRTMFRLVAIGYMGNNIYPARAGEVLRAVLLKRHEGVPVSASLSTILVERVYDGVVMLAFVFLNLPELTRLTADSGFVGSIQNLAIGGAVAFLGALLAFLLAAMFPQRAEAVLVWGVRWVPERFRERVLSVGRKFLSGLEALRSPQEALMVFLTSLVIWLLETGKYWLVMHAFPFHVSFFALMLMNGVVNLATTLPSAPGYVGTFDTPGIAVLMAYGVEKGLAAGYTLVLHGALWLPITLLGAYYLAQEGIKPAQVEALREDEATN
- a CDS encoding translation initiation factor IF-1, coding for MAEEKIEVEGTVIEALPGTQFKVRLDNGHEILAYLSGKMRKYYIRILLGDRVRVEMSPYDLSRGRITYRYKRSRPQQNAA